From Mytilus edulis chromosome 9, xbMytEdul2.2, whole genome shotgun sequence, the proteins below share one genomic window:
- the LOC139488759 gene encoding visual pigment-like receptor peropsin, whose amino-acid sequence METIVGSGRGHFSDLEHRGVGCLYFILGSIGVLSNCLVMNVFIRENVVSAPKKVLHINLCFSNVLVCLGFPFAGLSSFRGKWLFETFGCQAYGVESYTAGYAALGFVIALCIERYCSVRYTEFYDSSSTMTWWMMALVVWITSLLWALFPLFGWSSYAPEASGVACGLNWLQKDTSHLTYGLCICLGSLFWYVVAAVCISGTKQEKPIVVTRGQEYEWLSNYQLRWICIGFLVFVIIGWGPYGMFMCWSMITDSTEVSSLAASLPPLFAKGCTALYPIGYLLSSEKIRDGVLGGYLDEPAKKEK is encoded by the exons ATGGAAACAATCGTCGGATCTGGTCGTGGACATTTTTCAGATTTGGAACATCGTGGAGTAGGATGTCTATATTTTATTCTTG gtTCAATTGGAGTTTTGTCTAATTGTTTGGTAATGAATGTGTTCATACGAGAAAACGTAGTGTCTGCACCAAAGAAGGTATTGCATATTAACTTATGTTTCAGCAATGTCTTGGTGTGTCTCGGATTTCCGTTTGCTGGATTGTCATCGTTCAGAGGAAA ATGGCTATTTGAAACATTTGGATGTCAGGCTTATGGAGTGGAGTCCTACACGGCTGGATATGCTGCGTTAGGTTTTGTTATCGCCCTTTGTATCGAGAGATACTGTTCTGTGCGTTACACAGAATTCT ACGATTCGTCTTCAACAATGACATGGTGGATGATGGCCCTCGTTGTCTGGATTACATCACTACTATGGGCTCTCTTCCCGTTATTTGGATGGAGTTC ttatGCCCCTGAAGCATCTGGAGTAGCATGCGGACTAAACTGGCTACAAAAAGATACCAGTCACTTGACCTATGGTTTGTGTATTTGTCTTGGAAGTCTGTTCTGGTACGTTGTCGCAGCAGTCTGTATATCTGGAACCAAGCAAGAGAAGCCAATCGTTGTTACCCGTGGACAGGAGTATGAATGGCTGAGCAATTATCAGTTACGTTGG aTTTGCATTGGATTTCTTGTCTTCGTAATAATTGGATGGGGTCCATATGGAATGTTCATGTGCTGGTCAATGATAACTGATTCCACTGAAGTATCTAGTTTGGCTGCGTCACTTCCGCCATTATTCGCCAAAGGATGTACTGCTCTTTACCCTATTGGCTACTTGCTGTCAAGTGAGAAGATCAGAGACGGCGTGCTTGGTGGATACTTAGATGAACCCGCAAAGAAAGAGAAATAA